TCGTCGTCCATGGCGGGGATCTCCTTGACCTTCACCTCGTTGACCTTCACATGGAACACAACGGGCTTGCCGGCCAGCTCGGGGGTATAGTTTTCGGGGAAGGTGATGTCGATATCCTTCTCCTCACCGGCCTTCATGCCGACGAGCTGATCCTCAAAGCCGGGGACAAAGCTGCCGGAGCCGATCTCCAGATCGAAGTTCTCGCCCTTGCCGCCGTCGAAAGCCACGCCGTTGTCGAAGCCCTCGAAGTCGATGGTGGCGGTGTCGCCCTTCTTCACGGCACGCTCCACGCTCACCAGACGGCTGTTGCGCTCGGCCATCTCCTTGAGACGGGCGTTGACGTCGGCGGCCATGACCTTCACCTCGGCACGGGGGGCCTCCAGACCCTTGTACTGGCCCAGCGTCACCTCGGGATACACCGCCACGGTGCACTGAAAGACCACGCCGTCCTTGCCGCAGGACTCCAGCTCCACCTGGGGATAGCCCACGACCTCCAGCTTCTGCTCCTGCACGGCGGCCTCATAGGCGTCGGGCAGCACGATATTCACAGCCTCCTCGTAAAAGACCTCAGCGCCGTACATTCCCTCGATGATCTTGCGGGGAGCCTTGCCGGGGCGGAAGCCGGGGACGTTCATCTTGCCACGCATCTGCAGATAGGCCTTGTTGACAGCCTTCTCGAATTCTTCTGCGCCGACCTCGATGGTCAGCTTGACCTGGCTCTTTTCCAGATTTTCACAGGACTTTACACTCATTTTGACTTTTCCTCCGTTCAGCATTCATTTATAATCAATGCAATTTTATATAATACCAGAAAACAATTTCAATTTCCACACCTTTTTTGCATCATTCGCAAATTTTTTTGGGAACAAATTTCAGATAGTCCGCCGACACCAGCGAAAACTCCGTTCCATCCCACATTCCCTCGATGGCCCGGCGGTGGGAAGCGCCGTGCAGATGGCCGTAGCAGCACAGCTTCACGCCGTACT
The genomic region above belongs to Vescimonas coprocola and contains:
- the tig gene encoding trigger factor, which gives rise to MSVKSCENLEKSQVKLTIEVGAEEFEKAVNKAYLQMRGKMNVPGFRPGKAPRKIIEGMYGAEVFYEEAVNIVLPDAYEAAVQEQKLEVVGYPQVELESCGKDGVVFQCTVAVYPEVTLGQYKGLEAPRAEVKVMAADVNARLKEMAERNSRLVSVERAVKKGDTATIDFEGFDNGVAFDGGKGENFDLEIGSGSFVPGFEDQLVGMKAGEEKDIDITFPENYTPELAGKPVVFHVKVNEVKVKEIPAMDDEFAKDVSEFDTLKELKADLKKKITGERKESAQRAFEDVLMQKVAEGITCDIPDAMVNLQAEQMANNFKQQLASQGIPFDQYLKMTGTTEADFLSQAHGPAQEQVRMDLAVEAIIKAEGLEATDDEVNAEMQKLADKYGMDLESVKKYLPAAQVREQVIREKVVKLVADSAVAVAPEAEEKKEDKAEETAE